In Bos mutus isolate GX-2022 chromosome 10, NWIPB_WYAK_1.1, whole genome shotgun sequence, a single window of DNA contains:
- the LACTB gene encoding serine beta-lactamase-like protein LACTB, mitochondrial isoform X2, which yields MYRLLSAVMARAATTGGCAWGCGRRAAHQRAGLPPLGPGWVGGLGLGLGLALGVKLAGGLRGASPAPPAAAPDPEALPQAEPLQAQEQPLAPWSPQTPAPPHARHFARAIDSSRDLLHRIKDEVGAPGIVVGVSVDGKEVWSEGLGYADVENRVPCKPETVMRIASISKSLTMVAIAKLWEAGKLDLDIPVQHYVPEFPEKEYEGEKVSVTTRLLISHLSGIRHYEKDMKKVKEEKAYKALKMMKGMMESDQEKELKEKGGKSNEKNDFAKAKVEQDNETKGRNSKPCKKKNDFEQGELYLKEKFENSIESLRLFKNDPLFFKPVSFCIQLLAIPYWQP from the exons ATGTACCGGCTTCTGTCAGCTGTGATGGCCAGAGCCGCGACCACCGGGGGCTGCGCCTGGGGCTGTGGGCGGCGTGCGGCTCATCAGCGCGCCGGGCTGCCGCCACTCGGCCCCGGGTGGGTCGGGGGCCTCggactggggctggggctggcacTTGGGGTTAAGCTGGCCGGCGGGCTGAGGGGCGCATCCCCCGCGCCACCTGCCGCGGCCCCCGACCCTGAGGCGCTGCCTCAGGCCGAGCCGCTGCAGGCACAGGAACAGCCCCTCGCCCCGTGGTCTCCGCAGACCCCGGCGCCGCCGCACGCCAGGCACTTCGCCAGAGCCATCGACAGCAGCCGCGACCTCCTGCACAGGATCAAG GATGAGGTGGGCGCACCGGGCATCGTAGTTGGAGTCTCTGTAGATGGAAAAGAAGTCTGGTCAGAAG GTTTAGGTTATGCTGACGTTGAGAACCGTGTACCATGCAAGCCAGAGACAGTTATGAGAATTGCCAGTATCAGCAAAAGCCTCACTATGGTTGCTATTGCCAAACTGTGGGAAGCAGGGAAACTGGATCTTGATATTCCAGTACAACATTATGTTCCTGAATTCccagaaaaagaatatgaaggtGAAAAG GTGTCTGTCACAACAAGATTATTGATTTCCCATTTAAGTGGAATTCGTCATTATGAAAAGGACATgaaaaaggtgaaagaagagaaagcttATAAAGCCTTAAAGATGATGAAAGGGATGATGGAATCTGACCAAgaaaaagagttaaaagaaaaaggcGGCAAAAGTAACGAAAAGAATGACTTTGCGAAAGCTAAGGTAGAGCAAGATAATGAAACCAAAGGCCGAAATTCAAAACCttgcaagaaaaagaatgattttgAACAAGGTGaattatatttgaaagaaaaatttgaaaattcaatTGAATCtctaagattatttaaaaatgaccCTTTGTTCTTCAAACCTG TCAGTTTTTGTATTCAACTTTTGGCTATACCCTACTGGCAGCCATAG